In Melospiza georgiana isolate bMelGeo1 chromosome 8, bMelGeo1.pri, whole genome shotgun sequence, one genomic interval encodes:
- the DNAJC9 gene encoding dnaJ homolog subfamily C member 9 has protein sequence MALSQQCEAAFGTADLYGVLGVRRGASEQDIRRGYHRASLRLHPDRVPAEQKEEATRRFQVLGKVYAVLSDEKQRAVYDETGMVDEDAEALQDGRDWLEYWQLLFKVTVKDIEEFKSTYKNSEEELADVKAAYMNFKGDMDRIMESVLCVDYTDEPRIREMIERAIDSGEVPSYKAFVKESKQKMMSRRKRAEKEAKEAKKTIDELGLGGENDLQALIKRRSKEREKEMDNFFSHLEAKYGNTAKKGEKKTSGKKRKAEGTA, from the exons ATGGCGCTGTCGCAGCAGTGCGAGGCCGCGTTCGGTACGGCGGACCTGTACGGTGTGCTGGGCGTGCGGCGCGGCGCGTCCGAGCAGGACATCCGCCGCGGCTACCACCGAGCCTCGCTGCGCCTGCACCCCGACCGCGTCCCGGCCGAGCAGAAGGAGGAGGCCACACGCCGCTTCCAG GTCCTGGGCAAGGTGTACGCCGTGCTGAGCGATGAGAAGCAGCGCGCAGTGTACGATGAGACGGGCATGGTGGATGAGGACGCCGAGGCGCTGCAGGACGGGCGGGACTGGCTGGAGTACTGGCAGCTGCTGTTCAAG GTCACCGTGAAAGACATCGAAGAGTTCAAGAGTACCTACAAGAACTCggaggaggagctggctgaTGTGAAGGCAGCGTACATGAACTTCAAGGGCGACATGGATCGGATCATGGAGTCTGTGCTGTGCGTGGACTACACGGATGAGCCCAGGATACGGGAGATGATCGAGCGAGCCATCGACTCCGGGGAGGTGCCATCCTACAAGGCTTTTGTAAAGGAGTCAAAGCAGAAGATGATGTCCAGAAGAAAGCGG GCAGAAAAAGAAGCTAAAGAGGCAAAAAAGACTATAGATGAGCTGGGCCTTGGTGGAGAAAATGACTTGCAAGCACTGATTAAA cgCCGAAGCAAAGAACGAGAAAAGGAAATGGATAACTTCTTCTCCCATCTGGAAGCTAAGTATGGCAACACTGCtaagaagggagaaaagaagacctcaggcaagaaaagaaaggcagaaggaaCAGCATAG
- the CWF19L1 gene encoding CWF19-like protein 1, which translates to MAAAAPLRVLACGDVEGRLEAIFGRVRTIQAKSGRFDMLLCVGNFFGSTSEAEWAEYRTGAKKAPIPTYVLGANSPDTLSYFPDVSGCELAENITYLGRRGVYSGCSGLQIAYLSGTEAQQQPEPAHCFSAKDVAELKTSLLATPNFRGVDILLTSPWPRDVGTFGNSAGEIDTKKCGSRLVADLAASLKPRYHFAALEKTYYERLPYRNHMVLQETPQHVTRFIALADVGNTSKKKYLYAFSIVPMSSMDPAELVKQPQDVTENPYRKLRKEAPKSKTPLSAEEEPACQFFFDLNKHQGRKRPSEGKERGDSQPKQAKKPPQPTGPCWFCLASPEVEKHLVVSIGTHCYLALAKGGLSPDHVLILPIGHYQSVVDLSSEVLEEVTKYKAALKEFFRSKGKRYVLFERNYRSQHLQLQVIPVPLDLCTSEDIKEAFITQAQKQQIELLEIPEHSDLAQVAQPGVPYFYVELDTGEKLFHRIRGRFPLQFGREVLASEALLAQPQRADWRQCAAQRPEEAAQARAFRQAFEPFDFSLRD; encoded by the exons ATGGCGGCAGCGGCGCCGCTGCGCGT GCTGGCGTGTGGCGACGTGGAGGGGCGGCTGGAGGCGATCTTCGGGCGGGTCCGCACCATCCAGGCCAAGAGCGGCCGCTTCGAT ATGCTTTTGTGTGTCGGGAATTTCTTTGGCTCGACTTCCGAGGCAGAATGGGCCGAGTACCGCACGGGGGCCAAGAAAG CTCCAATCCCAACCTACGTGCTCGGTGCCAACAGCCCGGACACCCTGAGCTACTTCCCAGACGTCAGTGGCTGTGAGTTGGCTGAGAACATCACCTACCTGG gccgCAGGGGTGTGTACAGcggctgctcagggctgcagatCGCCTACCTGAGCGGCACCGAGGCGCAGCAGCAGCCGGAGCCCGCGCACTGCTTCAGCGCCAAGGACGTGGCTGAGCTGAAAACCTCTCTGCTGGCAACCCCAAACTTCAGGGGTGTGGATATACTGCTGACCTCCCCCTGGCCCAGAGATGTGGGCACTTTTGGCAACAGCGCG GGAGAAATAGATACCAAGAAGTGTGGCTCCAGGCTGGTAGCAGATCTAGCTGCAAGTCTCAAACCAAGGTACCATTTTGCTGCCCTGGAGAAGACCTACTATGAAAGACTTCCTTACAG GAATCACATGGTGCTACAGGAGACCCCACAGCACGTCACCAGGTTTATTGCCCTTGCTGATGTTGGCAATACAAGCAAGAAAAAG TACCTCTATGCCTTCAGCATCGTGCCCATGAGCTCCATggaccctgcagagctggtgaagCAGCCTCAGGATGTCACTGAAAATCCCTACAGGAAACTCAGGAAGGAGGCTCCCAAGAGCAAAACCCCTCTCTCTGCAGAG GAAGAACCAGCCTGTCAGTTTTTCTTTGACTTGAACAAGCATCAGGGAAGGAAACGTCCCtcagaagggaaggagagaggggaCTCCCAGCCTAAGCAAGCCAAGAAACCCC CTCAGcccacagggccctgctggtTCTGCCTGGCCAGCCCAGAGGTGGAGAAGCACTTGGTTGTCAGTATTGGCACACAT TGCTACCTAGCCCTGGCCAAAGGGGGTTTGTCACCTGACCATGTCCTGATTTTGCCAATTGGGCACTATCAGTCAGTGGTGGACTTGTCTTCAGAGGTGCTGGAAGAAGTCACCAAGTACAAGGCTGCCCTAAAGGAATTTTTCAGGAGCAAGGGGAAGAGATATGTCCTGTTTGAAAGAAACTATAGGAGTCAGCATCTGCAGCTACAG GTCATTCCTGTCCCTCTGGACCTCTGCACTTCTGAAGACATCAAGGAGGCCTTTATTACACAAGCTCAGAAGCAGCAGATTGAGCTGTTGGAAATCCCAGAGCACTCGGATCTCGCGCAA GTGGCTCAGCCGGGGGTGCCGTACTTCTACGTGGAGCTGGACACGGGGGAGAAGCTGTTCCACCGCATCCGCGGCCGCTTCCCGCTGCAGTTCGGCAG GGAGGTGCTGGCGAGCGAGGCGCTGCTGGCGCAGCCGCAGCGCGCGGACTGGCGGCAGTGCGCCGCCCAGCGGCCCGAGGAGGCGGCGCAGGCCCGCGCCTTCCGCCAAGCCTTCGAGCCCTTCGACTTCTCCCTCCGCGACTGa